A portion of the Lolium rigidum isolate FL_2022 chromosome 1, APGP_CSIRO_Lrig_0.1, whole genome shotgun sequence genome contains these proteins:
- the LOC124676859 gene encoding probable methyltransferase At1g29790 encodes MEAFFCLARCRFTRLMVAMQLVMGVLVICISTASLHRFYTTDHLLPGLDDSARCSKLHTAGADGYASFDMRALSDRVDDVLVQLAELQDKLEATALKVGKKTKKAKAHKQQQENMTMPEFRRFLEEEVIHPLYSAHISLRLIRIPRPDPDGEDDAALEVDPLVNFFMAEETRKYVTTKGNREGRPSVYGTNRTYGSIGHACVLMRQELDEYMSYDVGAYCPDDWDLGQRLMLGGCDPLPRRRCLTRASKLFNRTLPINESLWTLPDDGSVRWTRYHCRGYKCLSARNPRPGYTRCVGCFDMDREKQRWMVNTTRNASSTSASLVDFSIDEVLAVKPGEVRIGLDVSVGTGTFAARMRERGVTVVSAALNLGAPFAETVALRGLVPLYATMSQRLPFFDNTMDLVHTAGFFEGWVDLQLLDFVLFDWDRVLRPGGLLWVDRFACARRDLDDYMYMFLQFRYKKHRWVVSFKSKEEVYLSALLEKPPRS; translated from the coding sequence ATGGAGGCGTTCTTCTGCTTGGCGCGGTGCCGGTTCACGCGGCTCATGGTGGCGATGCAGCTGGTGATGGGCGTGCTGGTGATCTGCATCAGCACAGCTAGCCTCCACCGTTTCTACACCACCGACCACCTCCTCCCAGGGCTCGATGACTCCGCCCGCTGCTCCAAGCTCCACACCGCCGGCGCCGACGGGTACGCCAGCTTCGACATGCGCGCGCTGTCGGACCGCGTCGACGACGTGCTCGTCCAGCTCGCAGAGCTGCAGGACAAGTTGGAGGCCACGGCGCTCAAggtcgggaagaagacgaagaaggccAAGGCTCACAAGCAGCAGCAGGAGAACATGACGATGCCGGAGTTCAGGCGGTTCCTGGAGGAGGAGGTGATCCACCCGCTGTACAGCGCGCACATCTCCCTGCGGCTGATCCGCATCCCGCGCCCCGACcccgacggcgaagacgacgctGCGCTGGAGGTCGACCCGCTCGTCAACTTCTTCATGGCGGAGGAGACGCGCAAGTACGTGACGACCAAGGGCAACCGCGAGGGCCGGCCGAGCGTGTACGGCACCAACCGGACGTACGGCAGCATCGGCCACGCGTGCGTGCTGATGCGGCAGGAGCTGGACGAGTACATGAGCTACGACGTCGGCGCCTACTGCCCGGACGACTGGGACCTGGGCCAGCGCCTCATGCTCGGCGGCTGCGACCcgctgccgcgccgccgctgcctcacACGGGCCTCCAAGCTGTTCAACCGCACGCTCCCCATCAACGAGTCGCTCTGGACACTCCCCGACGACGGCAGCGTCCGGTGGACCCGCTACCATTGCCGCGGCTACAAGTGCCTCTCCGCCAGGAACCCGCGGCCCGGCTACACCCGCTGCGTGGGGTGCTTCGACATGGACAGGGAGAAGCAGCGCTGGATGGTCAACACCACGCGCAACGCGTCCTCAACGAGCGCGTCCCTGGTCGACTTCAGCATCGACGAGGTGCTCGCGGTGAAGCCCGGGGAGGTGCGGATCGGGCTGGACGTGAGCGTGGGCACGGGCACCTTCGCGGCGCGGATGCGGGAGCGCGGAGTCACCGTCGTGTCGGCGGCGCTCAACCTGGGCGCGCCCTTCGCGGAGACGGTGGCGCTGCGCGGGCTGGTGCCGCTCTACGCCACCATGAGCCAGCGGCTGCCCTTCTTCGACAACACCATGGACCTGGTGCACACGGCGGGGTTCTTCGAGGGGTGGGTGGACTTGCAGCTGCTCGACTTCGTGCTCTTCGACTGGGACCGTGTGCTCCGCCCCGGCGGCCTGCTCTGGGTCGACAGGTTCGCCTGCGCGCGCCGTGACCTCGACGACTACATGTACATGTTCCTGCAGTTCAGGTACAAGAAGCACCGATGGGTCGTCTCCTTCAAGTCCAAGGAGGAGGTCTACCTCTCCGCTCTGCTCGAGAAGCCGCCCAGGTCATGA
- the LOC124688178 gene encoding L-type lectin-domain containing receptor kinase SIT2-like — translation MLPHFLLLCLVFLIPASTAYTDDGFTYDGFSDSFLRLDGAASITSRTLKLTDGTPQKVGRAFFARRFDSISSFSTTFVFVITAPYSDLSGHGLAFTVSATTDSLLDALPSQYMGMGNPEKNGNFTNRLFAVELDTIESKEFMDPDDNHVGIDVNSLVSMSAHGSGYYTPDGTFSRLTLISGEPIQVWVDYDDSSHRVDVSLAPYLQHKPQRPLLSATVNLTSVLPSSVYVGFASATGVMRSIHRIIGWSFNPNGEAKPLNYTALSEVIQDVRRDNQRSHSRIPMKILMPVVTLSVFVTLVIIVALYVYMKKARESGEWEIDSGSSSFTYKDLVAATSGFSDRMLLGKGGFGKVYKGVLQTLKQNVAIKRVSPESKQGMKEFIAEITILGHLRHRNLVQLLGYSRHKSELLLVYDYMPNGSLDRVLHGQDRQQTVDWVCRFNIIKGIASGLCYLHEDWEKVVIHRDIKTSNVLLDNEMNGRLGDFGLARLHNHGTDAHTTHLAGTWGYIAPELARLGRATKATDVFAFGVFMLDCVACGRRPIEVNGSGEPVLLTDWVTDAWESGSILRSVDPRLEDYVREEAELVLKLGLLCSHPVPSARPSTRLIVQYLVNDVLLPDFQPSFLSLTSRDEDFDQHILACPSVATTMTGLSGGR, via the exons atgCTGCCCCACTTCTTACTACTCtgtctcgtcttcctcatcccagcCTCCACGGCCTACACCGACGACGGCTTCACCTACGATGGGTTCTCCGATAGCTTTCTCCGGCTTGACGGCGCAGCTTCAATTACAAGCAGAACCCTTAAGCTGACCGATGGTACTCCCCAGAAAGTAGGACGGGCTTTCTTCGCACGCCGGTTTGACTCTATTTCCTCATTCTCAACAACCTTCGTGTTCGTCATCACTGCTCCATACTCTGATTTAAGCGGGCATGGGCTTGCATTCACGGTTTCCGCCACAACAGATTCTTTATTGGATGCCCTCCCATCTCAGTATATGGGCATGGGCAACCCTGAAAAAAACGGCAATTTCACAAATCGACTCTTTGCTGTCGAGCTCGATACCATAGAGAGCAAGGAATTCATGGATCCTGATGATAACCATGTTGGGATTGATGTAAACAGCCTGGTGTCTATGAGTGCCCACGGTTCCGGATACTACACCCCAGATGGCACCTTCTCTCGCTTGACACTTATTAGTGGTGAACCAATACAAGTATGGGTGGACTACGATGACAGTTCACACCGCGTGGATGTCAGTTTAGCACCTTACTTGCAGCATAAGCCTCAGCGACCACTGCTATCAGCCACTGTCAATCTTACATCTGTTCTCCCAAGCTCAGTATATGTTGGTTTTGCCTCTGCAACCGGCGTCATGAGGTCCATACACCGCATCATCGGCTGGAGTTTCAATCCAAATGGGGAGGCCAAACCACTCAACTACACGGCGTTGTCTGAAGTTATACAAGATGTTAGACGggataatcaaaggagtcacTCGCGTATCCCTATGAAAATTCTTATGCCGGTTGTCACTTTGTCAGTATTCGTCACACTTGTTATTATCGTTGCTCTGTATGTTTATATGAAGAAGGCAAGGGAAAGTGGTGAGTGGGAGATCGATTCTGGGTCGTCATCTTTCACATATAAAGATCTTGTCGCTGCAACCAGCGGTTTCAGTGACAGAATGCTTCTTGGCAAGGGAGGATTTGGAAAGGTGTACAAAGGGGTGCTGCAAACCTTGAAGCAAAATGTTGCCATCAAGAGGGTTTCGCCAGAGTCGAAGCAGGGGATGAAAGAATTCATAGCCGAGATAACCATCCTCGGTCACCTCCGCCATCGCAACCTTGTGCAGCTGCTCGGTTACTCTCGTCATAAGAGTGAGCTCCTTCTTGTTTACGATTACATGCCAAATGGTAGTCTTGATAGAGTTTTACATGGTCAAGACAGGCAACAAACAGTAGACTGGGTTTGCAGATTTAACATTATAAAGGGCATTGCATCTGGTCTTTGTTACCTCCACGAGGATTGGGAGAAAGTGGTGATCCATCGAGACATCAAGACCAGCAACGTGCTCCTCGACAATGAAATGAATGGTAGACTAGGTGATTTTGGCCTGGCAAGATTACACAACCATGGTACAGATGCCCACACCACACATTTGGCTGGCACCTGGGGGTACATCGCTCCCGAGCTAGCCAGGCTAGGAAGGGCAACCAAGGCGACTGATGTCTTTGCATTCGGCGTCTTCATGTTAGACTGT GTTGCCTGTGGGAGGCGTCCAATAGAAGTGAATGGTTCTGGTGAGCCAGTGCTGCTGACAGACTGGGTGACCGATGCATGGGAGAGCGGTTCTATCCTCAGATCAGTAGACCCACGATTGGAAGATTATGTCAGGGAGGAGGCAGAGTTAGTACTAAAGCTTGGCCTGCTATGCTCACACCCAGTACCCAGTGCTAGGCCATCCACGCGTCTAATTGTGCAATACCTTGTAAATGATGTGTTGCTTCCGGATTTCCAGCCAAGTTTTTTGAGCCTTACTAGCAGGGATGAAGACTTTGATCAGCATATCTTGGCATGCCCTTCTGTGGCGACAACCATGACTGGTCTTTCTGGAGGAAGGTGA
- the LOC124676869 gene encoding FKBP12-interacting protein of 37 kDa-like: MADAPSPRLDEDETFGRDFNASPSRSAAPARSGEKRPFGDLDEDEDDVFASKKGKKVEESAPGAATGMILSLRESLQSCKENLETNQVELEAAKSEIQKWHSAFQNIPAVPAGTNPEPVSVVTYLSNLKSSEESLKEQLEKAKKREAAFIVTFAKREQEIAELKSAVRDLKTQLRPPSMQTRRLLLDPAIHEEFTRLKNLAEEKEKKIKELQDNVAAVNFTPSSKHGKMLMAKCRTLQEENEEIGAMASEGKIHELGMKIAVLKTQNNELRNQFDALYKHMDGLTNDVERSNEMVSILQEELEARDVELTRLKEMLSQKGATEDTPAEETNEAADDMNATTSDPQPIKLEA; this comes from the exons ATGGCGGACGCACCTTCCCCTCGCCTCGACGAAGACGAAACCTTCGGCCGCGACTTCAACGCCTCGCCCTCCCGCAGCGCCGCGCCCGCCCGTTCCG GCGAGAAGAGGCCGTTCGGGGATCTGgatgaggatgaagacgacgtcttCGCTTCCAAGAAG GGTAAGAAGGTGGAGGAGAGCGCGCCGGGTGCTGCCACAGGAATGATTCTGTCTCTTCGGGAAAG TTTGCAGAGCTGCAAAGAAAATCTTGAAACAAACCAG GTGGAACTGGAAGCTGCTAAGTCGGAAATTCAGAAGTGGCATTCAGCATTTCAGAACATTCCAGCTGTACCTGCAGGAACCAATCCAG AGCCTGTTTCAGTGGTTACTTATCTAAGTAACCTAAAGTCGTCAGAGGAGTCACTGAAGGAGCAG CTGGAGAAAGCAAAGAAAAGAGAGGCTGCTTTTATTGTAACATTTGCAAAACGAGAACAAGAGATTGCAGAATTAAAG TCTGCAGTTAGGGATTTGAAAACACAGTTGAGGCCACCGTCAATGCAG ACGAGGCGATTATTGCTTGACCCAGCAATTCACGAGGAATTTACACGGTTAAAG AATCTTGCAGAAGAAAAGGAGAAGAAAATAAAAGAGCTACAGGACAATGTTGCTGCTGTCAATTTTACTCCATCCAGCAAGCATGGGAAAATGCTAATGGCCAAGTGTAGAACACTGCAAGAGGAAAATGAAGAGATTGGGGCGATGGCTTCTGAAGGAAAA ATCCATGAACTTGGAATGAAAATCGCAGTTCTGAAGACCCAGAACAATGAGCTAAGGAATCAGTTCGATG CGTTGTACAAGCACATGGATGGCTTAACAAATGATGTCGAGAGGTCAAATGAAATG GTGTCCATCCTGCAAGAGGAGTTAGAAGCTAGAGATGTAGAGCTGACAAGGCTGAAGGAGATGCTTTCCCAGAAAGGGGCAACTGAGGACACACCAGCTGAAGAAACAAACGAAGCTGCAGATGATATGAACGCTACTACTTCTGACCCGCAGCCGATCAAACTAGAGGCCTAA
- the LOC124676879 gene encoding uncharacterized protein LOC124676879, with the protein MADESFFDRMVSQLRSKSKYYTGYPKDLGPSRIIPFTSERQFVQLLHEGRPVVVAFTIKCTYTQHLDKVLEEAAATFYPHVKFVRVECPKYPSFCLTRQKTEYPFLEVFYNPEQAANPGKIADQNITKYSAKVLPFNYDQSVYGFREYFKKYGFKYSETN; encoded by the exons ATGGCGGATGAATCATTTTTCGACAGGATGGTTTCCCAGCTTCGGTCGAAATCCAA GTACTACACTGGATATCCCAAGGATCTAGGGCCGTCAAGGATTATACCATTCACCTCTGAGCGCCAGTTTGTGCAGCTATTACATGAAGGACGGCCTGTGGTTGTGGCCTTCACTATTAA ATGCACTTATACACAACATCTGGACAAAGTACTGGAGGAAGCTGCTGCTACATTTTATCCTCATGTAAAGTTTGTTCGG GTGGAATGTCCAAAGTATCCTAGTTTTTGCCTTACGAGGCAGAAGACTGAGTATCCATTTCTTGAAGTATTTTACAACCCAGAACAG GCTGCTAACCCAGGAAAGATTGCGGATCAGAACATCACAAAGTATTCCGCGAAAGTTCTACCT TTCAACTATGACCAGAGCGTATatggatttcgagaatatttcaagAAGTACGGATTCAAGTACTCTGAAACAAACTAG